One Acidobacteriota bacterium genomic window carries:
- a CDS encoding recombinase family protein, translated as METSQQKRACALVRVSTEEQARGGYGLKFQEEDIRTFCERNSLELLRVFRDEGYSGSTPDRPGFREMMEWARDRRFEVLVVWKLDRLFRDTKLTLQTVDELAALNIKFRSVQESFTHDSNGRFLLTIFAAGAEKERKDINLRMYSGRIAAARRGSLVCGVSNPAYGYRYDKAEKNLLIDGEEAAVVSQIFHWYVDEKLSLYKIQCRLNDMRVPTKYDRLGRKKRTGTKGWWGTRVVGRILENESYVGRMMLRKYKRWGLARREINLRPKEDWIAIETPRIISDEIFNLAQKQRAESIANSPRNTKRLYILGKLLVCGNDGRRMQAHTMPGGKNGKDVKYYYCMATDKAHAAVRCQSRRVREDRLVLPIWQKLKELLTNPAFVLRQLSEYQKEKTMISDAEAKKDELEKSKEKTGERLRRLAEVYVTGAVDKTFYDRERHKLLNQTDQANRELNRLEALMISAEQITSIEGSIQKLYEQYRDKLEGASDEVKKEVFRTFLNSVAVRGNDLEIEVRLPSNSAIAGQQPSLKTRNSISSLFLRAHLLPKAIRRKRAAGVVMAAQDPASALG; from the coding sequence ATGGAAACCAGTCAGCAAAAGCGCGCCTGTGCGCTCGTACGGGTTAGCACGGAAGAGCAGGCGCGCGGCGGGTACGGGCTGAAATTTCAGGAGGAGGATATCCGGACATTTTGCGAACGCAATAGCCTGGAGCTTCTCCGGGTATTTCGCGATGAGGGCTATTCCGGTAGCACTCCAGACCGACCGGGCTTCCGCGAAATGATGGAATGGGCGCGAGACAGGAGATTTGAGGTGCTGGTCGTCTGGAAGTTGGACCGCCTTTTCCGTGATACCAAGCTCACCTTGCAAACCGTGGACGAACTGGCAGCTCTGAACATTAAATTCCGATCCGTTCAGGAAAGCTTTACCCATGATTCGAATGGTCGCTTCTTGCTTACTATTTTTGCTGCCGGTGCTGAGAAGGAGCGGAAGGACATCAACCTGCGGATGTACTCGGGCCGCATTGCGGCCGCGAGAAGAGGATCTCTGGTATGCGGGGTGAGCAATCCGGCTTACGGGTACAGGTACGACAAGGCCGAAAAAAACCTGTTGATCGACGGCGAGGAAGCCGCCGTCGTAAGTCAGATTTTCCACTGGTACGTGGATGAAAAACTAAGCCTTTACAAAATTCAATGCCGGCTGAATGACATGCGCGTTCCGACGAAATACGATCGGCTGGGCCGCAAGAAACGGACCGGAACAAAAGGATGGTGGGGCACGCGGGTCGTCGGAAGAATCCTTGAAAATGAAAGCTACGTGGGGCGCATGATGCTGCGCAAATACAAAAGGTGGGGCCTGGCTCGGAGAGAAATCAACCTGCGCCCGAAAGAAGACTGGATCGCGATTGAAACGCCGCGCATTATTTCGGACGAAATCTTCAATCTGGCCCAGAAACAGCGTGCCGAGAGCATCGCTAATTCTCCAAGAAATACCAAGCGGCTTTACATCCTGGGCAAGCTGCTTGTTTGCGGCAATGATGGAAGAAGGATGCAGGCGCACACGATGCCCGGCGGCAAGAATGGGAAGGATGTCAAATACTATTACTGCATGGCCACCGACAAAGCTCATGCGGCAGTTCGTTGCCAATCACGTAGGGTCCGGGAAGACCGGTTGGTGCTGCCTATTTGGCAAAAGCTCAAGGAGCTGCTGACGAACCCGGCCTTCGTCCTCCGGCAGTTATCAGAGTATCAAAAAGAGAAAACGATGATCTCGGACGCCGAGGCAAAGAAGGATGAGTTGGAGAAAAGCAAGGAAAAGACCGGGGAGCGGCTCCGGCGCTTGGCCGAAGTGTATGTTACCGGGGCGGTGGATAAAACCTTCTACGATCGAGAGCGTCATAAACTTCTTAACCAGACGGACCAGGCGAACCGGGAGCTAAATCGGCTGGAAGCCTTGATGATTTCGGCCGAGCAAATAACCTCTATCGAGGGCTCGATTCAGAAGCTCTACGAACAATATAGGGACAAGCTGGAAGGCGCTTCTGATGAAGTGAAGAAGGAAGTATTCCGGACGTTTCTCAATTCGGTTGCGGTTCGAGGGAACGACTTGGAAATCGAAGTCCGGCTGCCGTCAAATAGTGCTATTGCAGGACAGCAGCCTTCACTGAAGACTCGCAATAGTATCTCTTCGCTGTTTCTCAGGGCTCATCTATTGCCTAAAGCGATCCGCAGAAAGCGCGCGGCGGGCGTCGTTATGGCTGCTCAAGATCCAGCGTCAGCGCTCGGCTAA
- a CDS encoding ImmA/IrrE family metallo-endopeptidase produces MIWVRDITGRFAERPHYEPEELDNDCEAIVEDVLLRRHGEVVYPVLTDDLFFMLEQTACVDPYAEFDPAEGEIWGESEFRPGEQPRVFIRHELSENPRYENPLRTTLTHEFSHVHYHGPLFELERSRGESFEDGRNKTWVCKRDHVEGHRKRDWTEWQASYCSGALLIPKRALREAVKEFLGSHELIPGQVMRDTLDEIELVSEVVRRFAVSREAAAVRLRQQRHVVEGMPSGEAFRA; encoded by the coding sequence ATGATTTGGGTACGTGATATAACCGGCCGCTTTGCGGAACGGCCCCATTACGAGCCGGAAGAACTCGATAATGATTGCGAAGCCATCGTGGAAGATGTCCTTCTGCGCCGTCACGGAGAAGTGGTCTATCCCGTTCTGACGGATGATCTGTTCTTCATGCTGGAGCAGACCGCCTGCGTGGACCCGTATGCGGAATTCGACCCGGCCGAGGGCGAAATTTGGGGTGAGTCTGAATTTCGTCCGGGCGAGCAACCCAGAGTTTTTATCCGTCACGAACTTTCCGAAAATCCCCGTTACGAAAATCCCTTGCGCACCACGCTAACCCACGAATTCAGCCATGTCCATTATCACGGCCCGCTTTTCGAGCTGGAGCGGTCTCGGGGGGAGTCATTCGAAGACGGTCGCAATAAAACCTGGGTGTGCAAGCGCGACCATGTTGAAGGGCATAGGAAGAGAGATTGGACGGAGTGGCAGGCCAGCTATTGCTCGGGCGCCCTGCTGATTCCGAAACGCGCCCTCCGAGAAGCCGTCAAGGAGTTCCTCGGATCCCACGAGCTCATTCCGGGTCAGGTGATGAGGGATACGCTGGACGAAATCGAACTCGTGTCGGAAGTGGTGAGGCGGTTTGCGGTCTCGCGCGAAGCGGCAGCCGTCCGGTTGAGGCAGCAGCGACACGTCGTCGAAGGAATGCCCTCCGGCGAAGCGTTTCGGGCTTGA
- a CDS encoding ThiF family adenylyltransferase, translated as MRFTLTFLQDDFERLTGHLFRSENEEAAYLLCGMSTAPNETRLLVREVIPVPATEIDESSQLHMQIQQPSFLRPIKGAAERGLCFVFAHSHPPTVPEHSPQDDRTEESLFRTAYNRIHNENAIHGSMVFSSKEKPVGRISLPDGTRVPMERIRVVGRRFRFAMDVSRTNIRLNFFSRQILVFGDELQKLLRHLTIGIVGMGGTGSAVAEQLVRLGVGRIIAADAETLEDSNVTRVYGSHVRDVGAGKVELLRRHAEAIGLGTIVEGIAGNITDQAVARRFRECDVIFGCVDRERGRAILTQFALQYLVPVFDLGVKVESEGGDVKAVEGRITTLLPGAACLFCRGRISGDVLAAETLAEADPAEYERLRLQGYVPELQTNAPAVIPFTSSVASFAVTELLHRLSGYMGEDRTSTELFLLFDDSKIIRNSTPPLPQCRCADPKSWGQGDSEPFLGLTWPSENP; from the coding sequence ATGCGGTTTACGCTTACTTTCCTTCAGGATGATTTCGAACGCCTCACGGGCCATCTTTTCCGTTCCGAAAATGAGGAGGCCGCCTACCTACTTTGCGGGATGTCAACGGCTCCGAACGAAACCAGGCTGCTTGTGCGGGAAGTCATTCCAGTTCCGGCGACAGAGATCGACGAATCCTCGCAACTGCACATGCAGATTCAGCAACCGTCATTCCTGCGGCCTATCAAGGGCGCGGCCGAGCGCGGCCTCTGCTTTGTGTTCGCGCATTCGCATCCGCCAACGGTTCCCGAACACTCTCCCCAGGACGACCGGACCGAGGAAAGCCTGTTCCGGACTGCCTACAACCGCATTCATAATGAGAACGCGATTCACGGCAGCATGGTATTTTCATCTAAGGAAAAACCTGTCGGTCGAATCTCGCTGCCGGACGGTACGAGGGTTCCCATGGAACGCATCCGCGTCGTCGGCAGACGGTTTCGATTCGCAATGGATGTCTCCAGGACCAATATCCGGCTAAACTTCTTTTCCCGGCAAATTTTGGTATTCGGCGATGAACTCCAAAAGCTGCTGCGCCACTTGACGATTGGCATCGTCGGAATGGGCGGCACCGGTTCGGCGGTGGCCGAACAACTCGTAAGGCTCGGCGTGGGGAGAATCATCGCCGCCGACGCCGAAACCCTGGAGGATTCGAATGTCACGCGGGTATATGGCTCCCATGTCCGTGACGTGGGTGCAGGCAAAGTGGAGCTTCTGCGGCGCCATGCGGAAGCCATCGGTCTGGGAACAATCGTTGAGGGAATCGCCGGAAACATTACGGACCAAGCCGTTGCCAGGCGGTTCAGAGAGTGCGATGTTATCTTCGGATGCGTTGACCGGGAGCGCGGACGCGCCATTCTGACGCAGTTTGCCCTGCAATATTTGGTGCCGGTGTTTGATCTCGGCGTAAAGGTGGAGTCCGAAGGCGGAGACGTCAAAGCGGTTGAGGGCCGGATCACGACCCTCTTGCCGGGCGCCGCCTGCCTTTTCTGCCGAGGACGCATCTCAGGAGACGTTCTTGCGGCCGAGACACTGGCGGAAGCCGATCCCGCCGAGTACGAGCGTCTTAGGCTGCAGGGTTACGTCCCGGAACTCCAGACTAACGCCCCTGCGGTCATCCCTTTTACCTCGTCTGTGGCCTCATTTGCCGTGACCGAATTGCTCCATCGGCTGAGTGGCTATATGGGCGAGGACCGGACGAGCACTGAACTTTTCCTGCTCTTTGACGACTCCAAGATCATCCGTAATTCGACGCCGCCGTTGCCTCAATGCCGGTGCGCTGATCCCAAGAGCTGGGGGCAAGGCGATAGCGAACCGTTTCTCGGCCTCACCTGGCCCAGCGAAAACCCATGA
- a CDS encoding peptidoglycan-binding protein produces MNKKLVSVVLTATTVVWGLGIATLPLANAQTTASLQAQIAALLAQIQQLQAQLNSAKGTSTSTSYSFTRDLTVGSKGADVSALQQVLINAGYLKISAPTAYFGSMTKAALAKYQAANGVKPAAGYFGPITRAFIASSSVAGAGTGTGTGTGSSTSTTVTPPTTGLAVSLASNNPSAGSLITTASGSTGGTAARVPVLSVNLTASNSGAVTVTDLKFHKTGVLSDSSISGAYLIQNGQVLYQYTSLNNGVIDFSSMNLTVPAGQTEELQLAIDPSSGLQAGNTVSFAMNAASDVTAVDSSNNSVTASGSFPLNGSIFTVTTVSNPSLAQLTVTSTPVGTQVTAGTQNNIVSAWQLTGSNSLVYLKGLKFEVIGSANDADIRNVKLNINGTQVGPTLATVGSNGVAYFDLSSSPASINTGSNNLQVYADVMGSPSKDFAFEILNSYDVYAVDSQYNVPISVTANGGSGTDVSIAKGTITVTADSATPTGNIAVGQSGVTLAKFDIYAAGEPVKVKFLDFELDFTTSTSNPTLKATLSDAVQNIALVDDAGGQVGSTINNPPSTNDCATNKTAAYSTSTGTYKDCFGTSASPINYIVPANTTRVLSLKADIQSGATFATVQAKLNGDTSNLQGLTSSQTNSSAATNGSALTLQTGLLTVTENTSYGNQTIQPGTSNVKIGSYSFSASSASGVQMNTVSVKVYPSASGSNDIANLKLMIGGTQFGTTQPVVTDQSTYTFSGSPFTIPAGGTTNVDVYADLLSGATTTAQTASEVTACTGTSVVSYNSVSCPSGAVTGQSVTASSAGANVTVGLDSSAPAASQLVANTTGNTLAAFRFTETSNVANVNITDLKVTQNTSSSAQDFGNVTLYNGSTNLGTGVAATSSAGWTYTFHFSTAPQVPQNRTLVLTLKGDVPPYSSGGVADNTTSTFGFAATSDVTALTAGSQKAAVVSGTPTGNVMTVLQTTLTPSAVAIDPATGNVRKSVDNAATITVTAASGGSAVLRSLKLTFSGSAITASTSVSDFALLYNSVDVTTSTANSGLGASVTGTCSASPCSLTWTFPTSTTNSAVVVTGGGSQTFTLRFNSADFATATGQNPVSINAVINGTGDMTYYDNSQATGSTISLPVTIVPLQIVTVSYSS; encoded by the coding sequence ATGAATAAAAAATTGGTTTCTGTAGTTCTCACGGCTACCACCGTTGTGTGGGGCTTGGGAATTGCAACGTTGCCTCTCGCGAACGCACAGACCACGGCGAGCCTTCAGGCTCAGATCGCGGCTTTGCTCGCGCAGATCCAACAGCTACAGGCCCAGTTGAATTCTGCGAAGGGCACGTCAACGTCCACGTCCTACAGCTTTACCCGCGACCTCACCGTGGGCAGCAAGGGCGCCGATGTGAGCGCGCTCCAGCAGGTCCTGATCAACGCCGGATATTTGAAGATCTCGGCACCGACGGCCTACTTCGGTTCTATGACCAAGGCGGCTCTTGCGAAGTATCAGGCGGCGAACGGCGTGAAGCCGGCAGCCGGCTACTTTGGGCCCATCACTCGCGCCTTCATCGCTTCATCGAGCGTTGCAGGTGCGGGCACGGGAACGGGAACTGGCACGGGCTCGAGCACGTCGACGACGGTAACGCCTCCGACGACGGGTCTTGCGGTTTCCTTGGCGTCCAACAACCCGTCGGCCGGTTCGCTCATCACCACGGCTAGCGGTTCGACGGGTGGAACAGCGGCCCGCGTGCCGGTCCTTTCGGTGAACCTCACGGCGTCGAACTCCGGCGCGGTGACGGTAACGGACCTCAAATTCCACAAGACGGGCGTCCTTTCGGATAGCTCGATCTCTGGCGCGTATCTGATCCAGAACGGCCAGGTGCTCTACCAGTACACGTCGCTTAACAACGGCGTGATCGACTTCTCCAGCATGAACCTTACGGTTCCTGCGGGGCAGACGGAAGAGCTCCAGCTGGCAATTGATCCTTCATCGGGTCTTCAAGCCGGCAACACGGTGAGCTTTGCCATGAATGCGGCTTCGGACGTGACGGCGGTTGACTCGAGCAACAACTCGGTGACTGCATCCGGTTCGTTCCCGTTGAACGGCAGCATCTTCACCGTAACCACGGTCTCGAACCCGAGCTTGGCCCAGCTCACAGTAACTTCTACGCCAGTCGGCACGCAGGTGACGGCGGGCACTCAGAACAACATCGTGAGCGCTTGGCAGCTTACCGGTTCGAACAGCCTGGTCTACCTCAAGGGCCTCAAGTTTGAGGTCATTGGCTCGGCGAACGATGCCGACATCCGGAACGTGAAGCTGAACATCAACGGTACGCAGGTCGGCCCGACGCTCGCCACGGTTGGCTCGAACGGGGTCGCTTACTTCGACCTCTCGTCCTCGCCGGCGTCGATCAACACCGGCAGCAATAACCTGCAGGTCTACGCTGATGTCATGGGTTCTCCCTCGAAAGATTTCGCTTTCGAGATCTTGAACTCCTATGACGTGTACGCGGTCGACTCGCAGTACAATGTGCCGATCTCGGTGACGGCCAATGGCGGTTCGGGCACGGATGTGTCCATCGCCAAAGGCACGATCACGGTTACGGCTGACTCCGCGACTCCGACCGGCAACATTGCGGTCGGCCAGTCGGGCGTCACGCTCGCGAAGTTCGACATCTACGCGGCCGGTGAGCCGGTCAAGGTCAAGTTCCTCGACTTCGAGCTCGACTTCACGACCTCGACGAGCAACCCGACATTGAAAGCCACGCTCTCCGACGCGGTACAGAACATCGCGTTGGTTGACGATGCGGGCGGTCAGGTTGGCTCGACGATCAATAATCCGCCGTCGACGAATGACTGCGCAACGAACAAGACGGCTGCGTACTCGACCTCAACGGGAACCTACAAGGACTGCTTCGGCACGTCTGCTTCGCCGATTAACTACATTGTTCCGGCGAACACGACCCGCGTCCTCTCGCTCAAAGCGGACATCCAGTCCGGCGCCACGTTTGCGACGGTCCAGGCGAAGCTTAACGGCGACACGAGCAACCTCCAGGGTTTGACGTCGAGCCAGACGAACTCGTCGGCCGCGACAAACGGCAGCGCTCTCACGCTGCAGACCGGTTTGCTCACGGTCACCGAGAATACGTCCTACGGCAACCAGACCATCCAGCCTGGCACGTCGAACGTGAAGATCGGTTCTTACTCGTTCTCGGCTTCGTCCGCGAGCGGCGTACAGATGAACACGGTGAGCGTGAAGGTCTATCCGAGCGCCTCGGGTTCCAATGACATTGCGAACCTGAAGCTCATGATCGGCGGCACACAATTCGGCACGACGCAGCCCGTCGTGACGGACCAGAGCACGTACACCTTCTCCGGCTCTCCGTTTACGATCCCGGCCGGCGGCACCACGAATGTGGATGTTTACGCTGACCTCCTATCCGGTGCGACGACCACGGCCCAGACGGCGTCCGAAGTTACCGCTTGCACTGGCACGAGCGTTGTCTCGTACAACTCGGTCTCTTGCCCGAGCGGAGCAGTGACCGGCCAGAGCGTTACGGCTTCGAGCGCTGGCGCTAACGTGACGGTGGGGCTTGACTCCTCCGCTCCGGCAGCGAGCCAGCTCGTAGCAAATACCACGGGGAACACATTGGCGGCCTTCCGCTTCACGGAAACCTCCAACGTGGCGAACGTGAACATCACGGACCTCAAGGTAACGCAGAACACGAGCTCGTCCGCGCAGGACTTCGGCAACGTGACCCTTTACAACGGGTCTACGAACCTGGGTACGGGCGTGGCGGCGACGTCTTCTGCCGGCTGGACGTACACGTTCCACTTCTCAACGGCTCCGCAGGTTCCGCAGAACAGAACGCTGGTGTTGACCTTGAAGGGTGACGTGCCTCCGTACAGCTCGGGTGGTGTTGCGGACAACACGACATCCACCTTCGGCTTTGCGGCGACGTCGGATGTCACGGCACTGACCGCCGGCTCTCAAAAGGCGGCGGTCGTGAGCGGCACTCCGACCGGCAATGTGATGACGGTCCTCCAAACGACGCTTACTCCGAGCGCGGTCGCTATCGATCCAGCGACGGGTAACGTCAGGAAGTCGGTCGACAACGCTGCGACCATCACGGTCACGGCTGCGAGTGGCGGCTCTGCGGTGCTGAGGTCGTTGAAGCTTACCTTCAGCGGCAGCGCCATCACCGCCTCCACATCGGTGTCTGACTTCGCCCTTCTCTACAACAGCGTTGACGTGACTACGTCGACGGCTAACAGTGGATTGGGCGCGTCGGTGACTGGCACGTGTTCTGCGAGCCCGTGCTCCCTTACCTGGACGTTCCCGACGAGCACCACCAATTCGGCGGTGGTCGTAACGGGCGGAGGGTCGCAAACGTTCACCCTTCGGTTCAACAGCGCTGACTTCGCGACTGCAACCGGCCAGAACCCGGTGAGCATCAACGCGGTGATCAACGGAACGGGCGACATGACCTACTACGACAACAGCCAGGCTACTGGCAGCACTATCAGCTTGCCAGTTACCATCGTACCGCTGCAGATCGTAACGGTCTCGTACAGCTCGTAA
- a CDS encoding SEC-C domain-containing protein, with protein sequence MSSRLEKSIEEMGIFCPNLVFEAKSLSANGGGAWSGPIQPIASQEGLGPLLDDIAHNRPIYCAPRGELRHLAACQGSHCRHSWMDRVDDLRAPFEVTITYSGGRDHPRCWVVSPSISPDKRRHMWGDGSICPFLASDDTWVWDHDTVADYVPHISVWLVTWLVFDRTGEWIVGEHLGTPQYHLAVIKPNDQCWCRSGRKYRKCHMREDQIQAVRQGFRGLR encoded by the coding sequence ATGAGTTCTCGATTGGAGAAAAGCATCGAGGAGATGGGCATATTCTGCCCGAACCTTGTCTTCGAGGCCAAATCCCTCTCCGCGAATGGCGGAGGGGCCTGGAGCGGGCCGATCCAGCCCATTGCATCGCAGGAGGGACTTGGCCCGCTCCTTGACGACATAGCGCACAACCGTCCGATTTATTGTGCGCCTCGGGGCGAACTCAGGCATCTTGCTGCATGCCAGGGTTCCCATTGTCGTCACTCATGGATGGACCGGGTCGACGATTTGCGTGCGCCGTTCGAGGTGACGATTACGTACTCCGGCGGGCGGGACCACCCCAGATGTTGGGTTGTTTCGCCATCCATCTCTCCCGACAAGCGCCGACACATGTGGGGTGACGGCTCAATCTGCCCGTTTCTCGCCTCGGACGATACATGGGTGTGGGATCACGACACGGTAGCGGACTACGTTCCGCACATTTCAGTTTGGCTCGTAACTTGGCTCGTGTTTGACCGGACGGGCGAGTGGATCGTCGGAGAACACCTCGGGACGCCGCAGTACCATCTAGCGGTCATTAAACCCAATGACCAATGCTGGTGCCGCTCCGGGCGCAAATACCGCAAGTGCCATATGCGCGAGGATCAAATCCAGGCTGTCCGCCAAGGATTTCGAGGTTTGCGGTGA